The DNA window AGCTAGCCGTTTTTGAGCCTACTGCTTCACCACCGGCAACAGCACCGCGCTCTGGCCGTCCGGCCCGTGTTCCAGCGTGATGGTGGCCTTCTGGAAATCATCGGGCTTGGCAAAGAAGATGTTGCGCACATAGGTCTGCGGGTTGCGGTCATAGAGCGGGAAGAGCGAGGACTGGATCTGCACCATGATCCGGTGGCCGGGCTTCACCGTATAGTTCACCGTGGGCAGGCGGAACTTATACTCCTGCACCTGACCCGAAGGCACCGCCGCTGGCTTGTCGAAGCCGCCGCGATAACGGCCACGGAAGATGTCGAGGCTGATCGGCAGCTGATAACCGCCCAGTTCGGGCTGCTCGGCATAGGTGGGCGGGTAGACGTCGATGATCTTCACCACGAAATCGACATCGCTGCCGGTGGTGCGGGCGAAGAGATCGGCGAAGGGCGCGCCCTCCAGCCGCACTTCATGGTCGAGCACCGGCGTCTGGTAGCTGAGCACATCGGGGCGGGTCGAGACGAAGCGCTGGTCCTGCACCAGCCAGGTTGACCAGCTCGGATGGTCGCCCATACGCGCCGGGAGTGGCTCGAACGGTACGGGCTTGGCCGGGTCGGAAATGTAACTATCCGCCCCAGTGGAAGGCTGGGTGGCAAGGTCGCCATGGGCTTGGAAGTAGAAGGTCGTGAGCCGTTCCGGCTTCACGGCGGGCCACTGGGCAAACTCATCCCATTGGTTTTCCGAGGGGTTGTAGATCATCGCAGTGGGCAGCGGTTTGGCGCCGGGGCGGTCCTTCAGATAGGTGTCGAAGAAGGGGATCAGCGTGTCGCGGCGGAAATCGCTGGCGGTGTCACCCTTCCATTTCAGCGGGCCGAGGCTCTCGGCCTTGCCGTTGACCTGACTGTGATACCATGGCCCCATCACCAGATGGTTGTTGTCATGGCCTGCGGCCTTCAGCGCCTCATAGCTGTGGATCGCGCCATACATGTCCTCCTGATCCCACAGGCCTTGCAGCCACAGCGTGGGCACGGTGGAGGGCTTGGCGACCACCTGTTTGTCTAGCGCCTGATCCTGCCAGAAGCTGTCATAGGCCGGATGGCTGGAGAGGCGGTGCCACCAGGGAAGTTGCTTGAAGCCATTGGTTTCCGCCCAGGCGCCCGCCGTGCCGGCATCGAGGAAGGCCTGATAATCGTCATAGCTGCTGCGCGGCACGGCTTCGCCCTTGCCGGTCTTGCTGCTCTGCTCGGTGAAATAGTCGAGGTTGATCTGGCGGAAGGCGCCGTAATGGAACCAGTCGTCACCCATCCAGCCATCGATCATCGGGCTTTGCGGCGCGGCGGCCTTCACGGCGGGGTGAGGCCCGAGTAGCGCCATCGTCACCGTCCAGCCATCATAGGAAGAGCCGATCAGGCCGACCTTGCCATTGGATTCAGGCAGATTTTTTACCAGCCAGTCGACGGTGTCGTAGGAATCGGTGGTGTCGTCGGTCTTGCTGTCATTCATCGGCCCGCGCGGGGGGCGCGTCATGATGTAGGGCCCCTGCGAGCCATATTTGCCGCGAATGTCCTGATAGACGAAGATGTAGCCATCATCGACCCATTCGCGGTTGGCGGACCACACCGCGTCGCGCAGATGGGGGATGTTGGGCTTGAGGAAGCTGTTGGCGTCGTAGGGCGTGCGCTCCATCAGCATAGGCAGGCCTTTGGCGCCCTTGGGGATGGCGATGATGGTGTGCAGCTTCACCCCGTCGCGCATGGGGATCATCACCTCGCGGAGGTCGTAATCGTAGCCGGTACGGGGGGCTTCCCATTTGGCGGGAATGTCGCTGACTTCAGCAGTCGTCGTCGGTTTAGCGGGTTTGGCCGCTACAGAAAGGGGAGCCAGGCCGAGTGTCAGCGCGGAGCATGCAGCCAGCGCGAAACGCGCAGAAAATTGCAACATCACTAGAGCGCCTTTTGGAAGGAGTTAGCAAAAGGACTGTGGGTCCCCATGGCAGCCTGTAACCGACACTTCAATCCGTTACGAGGCCATTGGCGAAAAGTTTATTCAGCAACACCAGAGGAGCACCCCGCCGAAGACAATCCGGACGATGGGCACACACTTAGTCGACGATGCCCGATGGCGAAAACCCGAGGAATAGGCCAGCACCAAGCGTCGGTTCATCTCATCAGCGCGGTGTCATACAGAGGGACGCAAGCAGTACATCAATGCGAATCATCTGGCCCGAGCATCAGCCGCATCGAACGGAAATCGAAGGTGTAGCTGCCTTTCGCAGTCAATGCGGGCTGGCCAAGATTACCAAGGATGATCGCCGTCTTGTCCCCCTCTAACGTGACGGACACATCCTGTTCGATGACAGTTGCCGTCCCCGCCGTGATCGCGAGTCGGGGTTCGATTGCAACATCGCCGTCGGTGCCGCCACCCAAACCCAAAGTCGTGTCCCGCTTCCTCGACCAAAGGCTTGCGCGATCTGCAAACCGGGTTGCGTAGCTCGCATGGAGGCTGCTTCGGTTCGCCCCCGTGTCGATGCTCACCAAGCTCCTGTGCCCCTGGATGTCAACCGCAGCCACAGGCGTCAACTGGTTCATGTAAAGCGTCGCTCCCGACCTGAGCAAAGAGCTTCCCCGATCAATCGAAAACGTGCCGTCGGCATCGATCCGAAACCGACCGAGTTGCGCCAGAGCTGGGCAGCCGAGTATGGCATCGATCTGATAATCGGTTCGCGGAGACCGGATGAGGAGCGCAGCATCCGGTACGACGATTACCACCACGTTCCGCAGAATGATCCCGCCAACTGGGAGCCTACCGATAACGGCGATGCGCGTCGGAACCGAATGGCCCGTCAGTCCTACCGTGTGTAAGGGCGCATCGCGAACTGGCAGGCGCATCCGTCGGGCAGCACTTTCGGACAAGACGGAATAGTTGGCACCTGTATCGATATTCCACGCCAGCGTGACGCCGCCTACCGTCAGATCGACATTCTGCGTGCCCAACACATTGCGGTAACCGCGCAAGGTTGCCGACCTGCTGCCCGTCGCCGCTGGTCTGGCCAGATTGCGTAATACCGCCGCCATTCCAAGTTCGCTGCGCAGGTCGGCAAGCTGGTCGGAATCCATATGGTCGGCATGTGCATTGAGCCACCGCACGATCAACCTGTATTCCTTCCCGAACTCGCCGCTACGCCGATAGGTGTCAAACAGAGTTTCGAAGGCTTCCTGCGCCTGCGGAGAGCGGGTTCGTTCCAGCGCCACCAGGCATCGAGAAAGCGATTTCGCCGCTGCACGAAGATGGTTGTTTCGATTCGCAATCACCCCCTCGGCTGCGCAGCGCTCGGCGCCTTCCGGCATCGCCTGAGCAAGCATCCGCGCCTCCGCCATGTCCCATCGCGCAAGCGCGTTATCGACGGGCCGCAGGGGCGCGGCTCGCGAGGAGGCATTGAGGGGCACCGCGGCAGTAGCCGCAATGGAAAGTACGGCCTGCAACAACATGCTATAAACTCCCAATTCCACGTTTATCACGCTGCAACCGCCTTGGAGCGGCGACGCGAGTCTCTGACCGTCAGCGAGATCGCCGAAGGAAAATAAAAGGTGCCGAATGCCGCATAGCGCGCGATATCCGTGATACTGACCGGCGCGGGACTGGCAGCCTTGCCGAACATGGCCCGCGCCGCGCACGAGGGCAGCCTTGAAATGATTCTCGACAGAAAGTCTGGACGCATGATCTCTTATTCGCCCGCAACGCGATGCTGGTCACAGCCGGTCGAACTTTTCTGCCGCAGGGTGTACCTCGCCGCAGTAATGCGTAAGGAGATGCCATGGAGTGGAGCGACGTCCGTATCTTCTTGGCCGTGGTGCGTACCGGCACGCTGGGCGGCGCTGCGCGGGCGTTGCGCCTCAGCCATCCGACCATCGGCAGGCGTCTGCGCGCGCTTGAGGCGGCTACCGGGCAGACACTCTTTCAAAGAACCGCCGATGGGTTGATCCTGACCGAGGAGGGGAGCACCATCGTTTCGCTGGCCGAGCAAATGGAAGAAGGTGCGCTGGCGATGGAACGGCGGCTTGCCGGGCAGGAGCGGAGTCTTCGCGGCTGCCTGCGCATCTCCTCGGCCGACTGGTTTGGCGCCTATGTCCTGCCTGCCATCGTCGCCGACTATACGGGCGCCCACCCGGACGTGGATGTCGAGATCCTGACGGGCACGCGCCTCTTCAGCCTCGCGCAGCGCGAGGCTGACATCGCCTTCCGGATTGTGCCCTTTGACACATCCGACATCTTGCAGCGGCGGCTGGCCCGGCTGCACTACGGCGTCTACGTCGCCGCAAGCGCGCCCGAGCCGGTGTTCGGCGACGGCGCGGGCTTCCGGCTGATCACCCATGATACGTCGACGGGCCATTTCCCCGATATCGCCTGGCTGATGGAAAGCTTCCCCAATGCAACTGCTGTGATGCGCTCGAACAACCGGAACGTGCAGGCACGCATGTGCAGACAAGGGGTCGGCATCGCCGTCCTGCCCCGCGCCGTCGGCAGCCAGACTCCCGGATTGCGTCTGCTCGATCTGCCGGAAGCGCCACCCAGCCGGGACATCTGGATGGGCTATCACCGCGATCTGAAACATCTGCAGCGCCTCCGCGCGTTCATCGGGGTGCTGGACGAGCACCTTCGGGAGATCGGGCCTGGCTAGCCAACAGCACGAACGGCCTGTCTCGGTAGGAGACATCTTTGATCGGCCGGAAGCCCAGCTTTTCGGCCAGCTTCAGCGAAGGAAGATTGATCCCTTCTATCAGGCAGGCAACGGCATCGTGGCAGGTTGACCTCCGTATCCAAAGCAGAAGGGCCGTCAACGCCTCGAATGCGAAACCCCTGCCGCCAACTCCGGACGAGAAAAGCCACGAGGCCTCAGGCACGCTGTCGAGCAGCGGATCGACACCGCGTCGGAAGAAGCTCGCGCCGACTTCACCCACGATCCTGCGGCTCGCCTTTTCAATAACGGCCAACGTGCCGAAACCAAAGAGGCTCCAATGGCCCGCGCAGCGCAGCACCCTCGTCCAGGCGGCTTCTTGGGAATCGGGTAGATTGCCGATGAACCTGCGCACAGCCGGGTCAGCCGCCAGAGCCATGATCGACGGCAGGTCACCGGGTTCATAGCAGCGCAAGAGCAGCCGTTCAGTTTCGATCATATGGGCGGCAGTGGAATATGGCGAAATTCCTTAGTCTCCACGCAGGCAAGCACGGACGAAGCGGACGAGTTCACGGTTCAGTTCCAGATCCTCCGGCGTGCCGCCCATGAAACCGCCATGCGGCATCGCCTCGAAGACGTGAAGCTCGGCAGCCACGCCCGCCTTCCTGAGGGCACGATGCATGCGGACGGTGTTGGATAGGAAAAGATCGCGCGTGCCGGATTGCAGCAGCGTCGGCGGCAGCCCGGTCAGGTCGCCAAACAACGGCGAGAGAGTGGGGTTGGAAAGGTCCGCGCCCTGCGCATAGAGCAGGTTTGCCGAGCGCAGAGGCAAGGGCAGCATCACGTCCACCAGACGGTTCACTTCGAAGCTGTCCCCGGACTCGGTCAGGTCCACCTCAGGCGACAGCAGGACGAGGCCGGCGGGCATGGGTAGCCCCTCGTCCCGCGCCCGCAACAGCATGGCAACGGCGAGGTTGCCACCTGCCGACCTGCCACCAATGACCACGCCTGAAGGCCCGTGTTGCTCCAGCACGTGCACATAGGCCGCCAGCGTATCGTCCAAACCCGCGGGATAGGGATGCTCAGGCGGAGTCCGATAATCGACGCCGTAGCAGCGTAGGCCGTGTAGGTCGGCCTGCATCTGCGCGCCGACCCGGCACGCCTCGCCGCCGCCAAACACCAGCGCGCCACCGTGCAGGTCGAGATAGGCACCTTCCCCCACGGTTGCGGCCTCGGGCGTGGCCAAGTGAACGGCAGCCGCGCCAACCTGAATGGTTTGGACGCTGGCGCGCAACGTGCCCGCGAGATCCTTCATGCTGGCGGCATAGTGCGCATCGACCGTCTTCTTGATACGGAGCCACCCGTCATGATCCTCGGGATCAGGCATCGGGTTCTTCGCGTTGATCGGCATTCCCTCGGAATCCAGGAGGCGGTCCAGTACCGCCCGCGCTTCCGCGCTGATCGAGCGGGGCGCGGGAAGCACGCGGGCGGGCAGCCGCACAGCGACAGTTTGTTCATCCATGGGCGCACGCCCCGATCGTCGGTATTTTGAAAGTGCCATGCGGATGCGGGTCCATCGACAGATTCCTCAATCCTCGTCCTGCCACCTGCGCAGATCGGTCTGGTCGTGATAGGCCATGCGATCCGGCGTGGTGATGAATTCCATTGTTGTGCCCCATGGCATGCGGCAATAGCAGACCTTGTTACCAGGGCCTTTTTCAGTAGCATAGGGAATGGCCCTCGGCGCCGTGAGAGGCGTACCCCCTGCTCTTTCGAAGCGCTCGACTGATGCGTCGATATCATCCGTGTAGAGCGCGAAGTGGGTGATGCCGAAATCGCTCGCGCGGATCGGCGGCGCCTGCTCGGGCCCGTGCATTTCGAAAAGCTCGATATCGGGTCCGGTGCCGATCTTGACCATCGCCTGCGCGCGCACGATGGTGCCCGGGAACGCTCCCACGGCCCGCTCAAACTCAGGCCCCTGCCGCGGCGGATCCTGCGGGCCGAACGACTGGTAGATCAACTGGGCGCCAAAGGCCTCGATCAGAAACGATTTGGCGGCTTCGATATCGGGCACCGTGATGCCGATATGATTGACGCCGCGAATGATGGGTGCGGTCATGAGAGTCTCCTTTGTTGCTGTTCAATCGAGCGCTGGGTCAGCCGGCGTTGAGGAACGCGATCAGGGCGGCAACGACCGCTTCAGGCCGCTCATCCGCCACATAATGGCTACAACGCGCGATGGCGCCGCCAGTCACCTTGGTGGCGAACTCCTCGAGCATCGCCACCATTTGCGCGCCGAAGCGCTGGTCTCCGCCCAGTCCGAGCACCGGTATCTCGAGCGGCTGCTTCTTGTAACCGAGCGCGGCCGCGTGATCGGCCTTGAAGGTGCGATACCATTCCATGCCGCCGCGCGTGCGACCGGGAAGCGCCATCGCCCTGGCATAGATATCGATGTCCGCGGGATCGAAGCTGCCGTGGTCGTAGAACCGCTCGGCCATGAAGGTCGAAATATAATCATATTCGCGGCCATATAGCAGACGCTCGGGCAGATCCCGGTTCGCGTGGAAGGCGAAGTGCCAGATCTTTTCAGTCGTCGCCTCCCATTGCGACCAGCCGGGAAGCGGAACGTCGAGCACCGCCAGATGGGTGACCGCCTCGCGATGGAGGGCAGCCTGCGCCAAGGCGATCATGCCTCCGATATCATGCCCGCATACGGCGTAGCGCTGATGCCCAAGAGCAAGCATGACCTCGTGCGCGTCGCGCGCCATGGTCGCCTTGTCATAGCCGCCCTGCGGGCAGTCGGAAAACCCCGCACCGCGCAGATCAATGGCCACAACACTGAAATGCTCGGCAAGCAGCGGCATCACATGATGCCATTCCCACCAGGTTTCCGGCCAACCGTGCAGCAACAGGATCGGCGGCCCTGAGCCCCCGGTGACGGCATTAATCTTGATGCCGTTAGCCGGCACCAGTTGCTGGGCAAAGCCTGGCAGGGCTGCGATCATGATCGCTCTCCAAAGGGATAATAACGTTCAAACGGTGT is part of the Novosphingobium sp. genome and encodes:
- a CDS encoding VOC family protein; its protein translation is MTAPIIRGVNHIGITVPDIEAAKSFLIEAFGAQLIYQSFGPQDPPRQGPEFERAVGAFPGTIVRAQAMVKIGTGPDIELFEMHGPEQAPPIRASDFGITHFALYTDDIDASVERFERAGGTPLTAPRAIPYATEKGPGNKVCYCRMPWGTTMEFITTPDRMAYHDQTDLRRWQDED
- a CDS encoding CocE/NonD family hydrolase, producing MLQFSARFALAACSALTLGLAPLSVAAKPAKPTTTAEVSDIPAKWEAPRTGYDYDLREVMIPMRDGVKLHTIIAIPKGAKGLPMLMERTPYDANSFLKPNIPHLRDAVWSANREWVDDGYIFVYQDIRGKYGSQGPYIMTRPPRGPMNDSKTDDTTDSYDTVDWLVKNLPESNGKVGLIGSSYDGWTVTMALLGPHPAVKAAAPQSPMIDGWMGDDWFHYGAFRQINLDYFTEQSSKTGKGEAVPRSSYDDYQAFLDAGTAGAWAETNGFKQLPWWHRLSSHPAYDSFWQDQALDKQVVAKPSTVPTLWLQGLWDQEDMYGAIHSYEALKAAGHDNNHLVMGPWYHSQVNGKAESLGPLKWKGDTASDFRRDTLIPFFDTYLKDRPGAKPLPTAMIYNPSENQWDEFAQWPAVKPERLTTFYFQAHGDLATQPSTGADSYISDPAKPVPFEPLPARMGDHPSWSTWLVQDQRFVSTRPDVLSYQTPVLDHEVRLEGAPFADLFARTTGSDVDFVVKIIDVYPPTYAEQPELGGYQLPISLDIFRGRYRGGFDKPAAVPSGQVQEYKFRLPTVNYTVKPGHRIMVQIQSSLFPLYDRNPQTYVRNIFFAKPDDFQKATITLEHGPDGQSAVLLPVVKQ
- a CDS encoding alpha/beta hydrolase, translating into MDEQTVAVRLPARVLPAPRSISAEARAVLDRLLDSEGMPINAKNPMPDPEDHDGWLRIKKTVDAHYAASMKDLAGTLRASVQTIQVGAAAVHLATPEAATVGEGAYLDLHGGALVFGGGEACRVGAQMQADLHGLRCYGVDYRTPPEHPYPAGLDDTLAAYVHVLEQHGPSGVVIGGRSAGGNLAVAMLLRARDEGLPMPAGLVLLSPEVDLTESGDSFEVNRLVDVMLPLPLRSANLLYAQGADLSNPTLSPLFGDLTGLPPTLLQSGTRDLFLSNTVRMHRALRKAGVAAELHVFEAMPHGGFMGGTPEDLELNRELVRFVRACLRGD
- a CDS encoding LysR family transcriptional regulator, whose product is MEWSDVRIFLAVVRTGTLGGAARALRLSHPTIGRRLRALEAATGQTLFQRTADGLILTEEGSTIVSLAEQMEEGALAMERRLAGQERSLRGCLRISSADWFGAYVLPAIVADYTGAHPDVDVEILTGTRLFSLAQREADIAFRIVPFDTSDILQRRLARLHYGVYVAASAPEPVFGDGAGFRLITHDTSTGHFPDIAWLMESFPNATAVMRSNNRNVQARMCRQGVGIAVLPRAVGSQTPGLRLLDLPEAPPSRDIWMGYHRDLKHLQRLRAFIGVLDEHLREIGPG
- a CDS encoding alpha/beta hydrolase produces the protein MIAALPGFAQQLVPANGIKINAVTGGSGPPILLLHGWPETWWEWHHVMPLLAEHFSVVAIDLRGAGFSDCPQGGYDKATMARDAHEVMLALGHQRYAVCGHDIGGMIALAQAALHREAVTHLAVLDVPLPGWSQWEATTEKIWHFAFHANRDLPERLLYGREYDYISTFMAERFYDHGSFDPADIDIYARAMALPGRTRGGMEWYRTFKADHAAALGYKKQPLEIPVLGLGGDQRFGAQMVAMLEEFATKVTGGAIARCSHYVADERPEAVVAALIAFLNAG
- a CDS encoding retropepsin-like aspartic protease, producing MLLQAVLSIAATAAVPLNASSRAAPLRPVDNALARWDMAEARMLAQAMPEGAERCAAEGVIANRNNHLRAAAKSLSRCLVALERTRSPQAQEAFETLFDTYRRSGEFGKEYRLIVRWLNAHADHMDSDQLADLRSELGMAAVLRNLARPAATGSRSATLRGYRNVLGTQNVDLTVGGVTLAWNIDTGANYSVLSESAARRMRLPVRDAPLHTVGLTGHSVPTRIAVIGRLPVGGIILRNVVVIVVPDAALLIRSPRTDYQIDAILGCPALAQLGRFRIDADGTFSIDRGSSLLRSGATLYMNQLTPVAAVDIQGHRSLVSIDTGANRSSLHASYATRFADRASLWSRKRDTTLGLGGGTDGDVAIEPRLAITAGTATVIEQDVSVTLEGDKTAIILGNLGQPALTAKGSYTFDFRSMRLMLGPDDSH
- a CDS encoding GNAT family N-acetyltransferase codes for the protein MIETERLLLRCYEPGDLPSIMALAADPAVRRFIGNLPDSQEAAWTRVLRCAGHWSLFGFGTLAVIEKASRRIVGEVGASFFRRGVDPLLDSVPEASWLFSSGVGGRGFAFEALTALLLWIRRSTCHDAVACLIEGINLPSLKLAEKLGFRPIKDVSYRDRPFVLLASQARSPEGARPAPR